Within the Paenibacillus sp. AN1007 genome, the region AGTGAAGTTAATTTGGGAGCACCGCAGGTGTCACCGGATGGACAGCATCTGTTCTACTGGGAGACGGAGGAAACAACGGGCTGGCCCTTCATTTTAAACCTGCAGAGCGGAGAAGCCGTGGCAGCGGGTAAAGAGGATGGATTTATTCAGGAGGGTGCATGGCTGGACAATGAACATGTCGTTTTCTCGAATATGAAAGGAGATCTGATCTCGGCTGCACTGGACGGCACCACGAAGGTACTGGTTGAGACAGGTACTTTTAACGTAAAGAGCATCAAGGTGGCAAACAGCGTGGTCTATTATATTACCGGAGAAGATGGACAGTTGAATGCGTATGATGCAAAGACGGGCGAAGTAAGACAAGTGCTTAAAAGCGCAGAGTGGGTTATTCCTTCGAACGACGGGACAAGACTTGCCATTGTGAAAAAAACAGCAGATACGAAACGGGCGCTGGTGCTCACCGATCTGGAAGGAAATGAGAAGGCCACACTTGCCAGAGGCACACAGATTTTTGGCACAAGCTGGTCGGGTGATGACTCCAAGATTGCGTACACGATTAATTCCGATAATGATAACGAAAAAGGGTTATTTGTTTCCAACACCGAATCGGCAGAGCAGTTTCAAATTTCTGCGGATATGGACAATGTGTCCGATCCGGTAGCCTGGAGCCCCGAAGGGGACAAAATGCTGCTGTCACAATCCGTGATGGAGAATGAAAAATATCATTTCGTGACATCGATCATTACGATATCAGAATAGGCTTCACATAAGGGGCCTGTTCCATATCTTTCATGCCTTTCTATACATTTATATTGACTAAGTTAATCTGCTTCCGATAAACTAGTATGCAGGAATATATAGTCGAATGGTAGACAGCAGTTCGAGACCATGTTTCGGGCGGCTGTTTCTTTTCTTTTTCTTCAAGTAAGGGTGCAGCGTAGGAGGCTCGCCGGAGGAACCGGCCAACAACATGGAAGAGGAACAGGTGATATACATGTGTAACAGCGCGTACCGCGTGCTTTTATATTATAAGTTCGTGAAGATTGAAGACCCCGAGACGTTTACGCAGGAGCATCTGCAGTACTGTAAAGACCTAGGGGTGAAAGGCCGTATTCTGATTGCTTCCGAAGGAATCAACGGTACCGTATCGGGAACGCCGGAGCAGACGGAGCAGTACATGAAGGACATGCATGCAAACCCGTTGTTCAAAGACATGGTGTTCAAGATTGATGATGTGGAAGAGCATGCGTTCAAAAAAATCTTTGTACGTCACAAAGCAGAACTGGTGACGTTCCGCGTAGATGAAGAGCTTGATCCGAACGAGATCAGCGGCAAGCGCCTTTCGCCGAAGGAGTTCCACGAACATCTGCAGCGTGAGGATGTGATCGTCATCGATGGTCGTAATGACTATGAGTATGAAATCGGTCATTTCCGCGGGGCGATTCGTCCCGATGTCGAATCGTTCCG harbors:
- a CDS encoding rhodanese-related sulfurtransferase; amino-acid sequence: MCNSAYRVLLYYKFVKIEDPETFTQEHLQYCKDLGVKGRILIASEGINGTVSGTPEQTEQYMKDMHANPLFKDMVFKIDDVEEHAFKKIFVRHKAELVTFRVDEELDPNEISGKRLSPKEFHEHLQREDVIVIDGRNDYEYEIGHFRGAIRPDVESFREFPEWIRENLGDMKDKTIITYCTGGIRCEKLTGFMIKEGFQDVAQLEGGIVTYGKDPEVQGRLFDGKCYVFDERISVPINRTDEDIVIASCYHCGTTHDRYINCPTCNLQHVCCEDCEETHNRFCSDACREAAPVHA